The Oncorhynchus tshawytscha isolate Ot180627B linkage group LG12, Otsh_v2.0, whole genome shotgun sequence genome includes a window with the following:
- the aplnra gene encoding apelin receptor A: MDPTVEYRDTDDYYYGDNETMCDYSEWEPSYSLIPVLYMLIFILGLSGNGVVIFTVWRSKSKRRAADVYIGNLALADLTFVITLPLWAVYTALGYHWPFGVALCKISSYVVLVNMYASVFCLTCLSFDRYLAIVHSLSSSRLRSRGTMLASLGAIWLLSGLLAVPTLLFRTTMDDINSNRTTCAMDFSLVTLNERHESLWIAGLSLSSSALGFLLPFLAMTIFYCFIGCTVTRHFNNLRKEDQKKRRLLKIITTLVVVFAICWTPFHLLKSMDALSYLNLAPSSCGFERFLLVAHPYATCLAYVNSCLNPFLYAFFDLRFRSQCLCLLNLKKAMHGQMSSMSSTLSAQTQKSEVQSLATKV, translated from the coding sequence ATGGATCCAACTGTGGAGTATAGAGATACCGATGATTATTATTATGGTGACAATGAAACTATGTGTGACTACTCTGAGTGGGAGCCGTCCTACTCCCTCATCCCTGTCCTCTACATGCTCATCTTCATCCTGGGCCTGTCTGGGAATGGAGTGGTCATCTTCACCGTGTGGAGGTCCAAGTCCAAGCGCCGAGCAGCAGACGTCTACATAGGCAACTTGGCCCTGGCTGACCTCACCTTTGTGATCACTTTGCCCCTCTGGGCGGTGTACACTGCATTGGGCTACCACTGGCCCTTTGGTGTGGCCCTGTGTAAGATCAGCAGCTATGTGGTGCTGGTCAACATGTACGCCAGTGTCTTCTGCCTCACCTGCCTGAGCTTTGACCGTTACCTGGCTATTGTCCACTCTCTGTCCAGCAGCCGGCTGCGGTCGCGGGGCACAATGCTGGCCTCCCTAGGGGCCATCTGGCTCCTCTCAGGCCTGCTGGCCGTGCCCACTCTGCTGTTCCGCACCACCATGGACGACATCAACAGCAACCGCACCACCTGTGCCATGGACTTCAGCCTGGTCACCCTGAACGAGAGACATGAGTCCCTGTGGATTGCAGGGCTCAGCCTGTCCTCTTCCGCCCTGGGCTTCCTCCTGCCTTTCCTGGCCATGACCATCTTCTACTGCTTCATTGGCTGCACCGTCACACGGCACTTTAACAACCTGCGGAAGGAGGACCAGAAGAAGCGTCGTCTGCTGAAGATCATCACCACCCTGGTGGTCGTGTTTGCCATCTGCTGGACCCCATTCCACTTGCTGAAGAGCATGGATGCCCTCTCCTACCTGAACCTGGCTCCCAGCTCCTGTGGATTTGAGCGCTTCCTCCTGGTTGCCCACCCTTATGCTACCTGCCTAGCTTATGTCAACAGCTGCCTCAACCCCTTCCTGTACGCCTTCTTTGACCTGCGCTTCCGCTCCCAGTGCCTGTGCCTGCTCAACCTGAAGAAGGCCATGCATGGACAGATGAGCTCCATGTCCTCCACGCTCAGCGCCCAGACACAGAAGTCAGAGGTACAGTCTCTGGCCACCAAAGTGTAA